The Alcaligenes aquatilis genome contains the following window.
CGCCCAAGGCAGCCTGGCGCGCGGGGGCCTGGCCCTGACCGGCTTGCAGCACATTACCCATGATCACTTCATCGACCTTGTCGGCCGGAATGCCCGAACGCTCCATGGCCGCCTTGATGGCGACGGCGCCCAGTTCGTGGGCGGCCAGATCGGACAGGCTACCCATCATGCCGCCCATAGGGGTGCGGGCGATCGAGACGATGACAACGGAATTAGTCATGAAAGACTCCTGGTTGCAAAGAGGAGACCGGCGCGCGTTTGGCAAACTCGTGCAGCTGCCGATCTTTGTTGTACGGAAAAATATTTTCGATCCGACCTTGTGTTACCCGCAAGCGACATTGGGACCACCACTCAGGTTCGAGCAGTTCGGCATGGTGGGCCATGAAGGCTTTGCGAATGCGTGGGTCGGTTAGTAGAAAGTAGCCGAATTCTTCAGGAAATACATCGTTCGGGCCGATCGGATACCAGGGTTCGCTGGCCATTTCGGCTTCTTCGTTCGGTGCGGGTGGAATGGCGCGAAAGTTCATCTCGCGCATGTGCTGGATTTCGTCGTAGTCATAGAAGACGACGCGGCCCAGGCGGGTTACACCAAAGTTCTTGAACAGCATATCGCCTGGGAAAATGTCGGCAGCAGCCAGCTCGCGGATTGCTTTGCCGTACTGGTCGACAGCGGCATTGAGGGCGGGGTCGCTGGCCTTGTTCAGATACAGATTCAGCGGGGTCATGCGTCGTTCAATGTAGACGTGACGCAGCAAGATGGTGTCCTCGGACTCTTCCAGCAGGCTGGGCACTTCGCGGCGCAGTTCTTCCAGCAAGGCGTCGGAAAAGCGCGCCTTGGGTAAGGCAACCTGGGCGTAATCCCAGGTGTCGGCCATGCGTCCGACACGATCATGCTTTTTGACCAACTGGTATTTGCTGCGTACCGTGGCATGGTCCATGCCCTGCTTTTGAATACGGTCGCGGATCAGTTTGAACACATAGGGGTAGGACGGCAAGGTAAATACCGTCATCACCATACCGGCAATACCGGGAGCCAGATCAAAGTGATCGTGCGAGTGCGACAGGTGATGCAGAAAGTCGCGGTAGAACAGGGTCTTGCCCTGCTTTTGCAGACCGATGGCGGTGTATAGCTCGGCCTTGGGCTTGCGCGGCAGCAGGCTGGACAGGAAGTCCACATAGGCCGACGGCGCTTCCATATCGACCAGGAAATAGGCGCGCGTAAAGCTGAACAGCGTGGACAGGTCGTCCGTGGTGTGCAACAAGGCGTCTATATACAAGTGTCCCGAGGGGCGATGCAAAATGGCCAGGGAGAACGGTAGCACTTCGCCCTGGTTGATCAGTCGGCCCACCACATAGGCACCCTTGTTGCGAAAGAACAGGGAGTTCAGCACCTGAATCTGGCAGTCCGAGCCAATGCGCGAGCCATAGCCGCGCGGCAGACGGCGGCATAGTTGACGCACGGCCATGCGGGCCAAGGTGCGTACATCGCGCGGCAGGTCGGCAAAGGGGGCAGCCAGACCGAAGTCGGCCAGCATACTGGTCAGACTGGCTTCCAGACCCTCTTGGGTGGGGTAATAGACGCGATATGAAGGCAGCGCGCCGTCCAGGTAATCCGTGGCAACGGCTGGGCGCACGAAAATGAATTCGTTGCGAAAGTAGTGCCGGTGCAGCACACGGCAGGAGACGGAGTTGAAGAAGGTCTCCGCACATTCGGGCTGACGGTGGCCCGAGAGCAAACGCACAAATTCAGCTTTGGCCTGCAACCACAATTGCTGCTGGGCATCGTCCAGATGGGCCGGATCGGATGGCGTAGGCTGATGCAGACGCAGGTTCTGGCTAAGCATGGCCGCGCATTCGCGCACCCGTGTCGCGTAGTACTCGATACGTTCGCGCGAGAGCTGCTGAATGCCATGCCAGTCGCCCGATTCGTACAAAGACTTGGCGCGCTGGGCGCTGTAGCGAAACAGTGCATAGTGGCGATTGAAACCATTGAGCATGGTCTGGGCCACCTGGATAGCGGTCATCCCCGGTTTCTGAACCGGGGTGATGACAGTCGTTTCGCCAAAGTCAGGGTTGGACATGCCTGTGCCTTTTTAGGCAGTTTCGGCGAACAATTCGCGACCGATCAGCATGCGGCGGATTTCGCTGGTGCCCGCGCCGATCTCGTACAGTTTGGCATCGCGCCACAGACGGCCTGTGGGAAACTCGTTGATGTAGCCGTTGCCGCCCAGAATCTGGATGCCTTCACCGGCCATCCAGGTGGCTTTTTCCGCGCTGTAGAGAATCGCGGCAGCGCAGTCTTTACGCACGGAACGCACGTGGCCGGCACCCAGACGATCCAGGTTCTTGCCCACGGCATAGCACAGGGCGCGGCTGGCTTGCAGGGTGGTGTACATATCGGCCATCTTGCCCTGAATCAGCTGAAATTCGCCAATGGCCTGGCCGAACTGCTTGCGATCGTGAATGTAGGGAATCACGACGTCCATGACGGCTTGCATGATGCCCAGTGGACCACCGGCCAGGACGGCACGTTCGTAGTCCAGGCCGGACATCAGTACTTTGACGCCACCATTGAGCTGGCCCAGTACGTTTTCTTCCGGTACTTCGCAGTCCTGGAACACCAGTTCACCCGTGTGGCTGCCGCGCATGCCTAGCTTGTCCAGCTTTTGGGCAACGGAGAAACCAGCAAAATCTTTTTCGATCAGAAAGGCGGTAATGCCGCGCGCACCGGCTTGCGGATCCGTCTTGGCGTACACCACCAGGGTGTCGGCGTCCGGGCCGTTGGTAATCCACATTTTGGAGCCATTGAGTACGTAGCGATCGCCCTTCTTTTCGGCGCGCAACTTCATGCTGACGACGTCCGAACCGGCACCGGGCTCACTCATGGCCAGGGCACCGACATGCTCGCCGCTGATCAGCTTGGGCAGGTATTTCTGCTTCTGGGCCTCTGTCCCGTTGCGGTTGATCTGGTTCACGCAGAGATTGGAGTGCGCGCCATAGGACAGGGCCACCGAGGCGCTGGCACGCGAGATTTCTTCCATCGTGATCATGTGGGCCAGATAGCCCAGGTTGGCACCACCGTATTCTTCGCTGACGGTCATGCCTAGCAAACCCATCTCACCGAACTTCTTCCACAAGTGCATGGGGAACTGGTCATCGTGATCCAGTTGAGCCGCTAAGGGGGCAATTTCGGCCTGGGAGAAGTCGGCGACAGCGTCGCGCAGCATGTCCAGGTCGGAGCCAAGATCGAAATTCAGGCCGGGCAGGCTCATGAGACACTCCGTGGAAATAAATGGGTTGTGGAATCGTATTTATATTACGTTTACGTAAACGTCATATATATGGGTTTTCCCTTATCGGGACTCCAGCTTCAATTGTTCGCTCATGGTGTGACAGATATCGAGCTGATCCTGAATTTCCTGCAAGGTCTGGTCCAGATCCTGCCGTTGTCGCTCCAGACGCAGGCGGTGCTCGGTCAGGACCTCCTGATAATGCTTAAGCTGGGAGGCCGTGTCCATCGGGGATTCATACATATTGATCAGTCGCAGAATCTCCGATAACTGCAGTCCCAGCCTTTTGCCGCGCAGGGCCAGTTTCAGGCGGGCGCGATCACGGGGCTGATAAATGCGCTGTGTACCTTGACGCAGCGGGCTCAAGATTCCTTGATCTTCATAGAAGCGCAGGGTGCGAGGCGTGATGCCAAACTCGTGCGCCAGATCCGATATTGTCCAGGTTGTCGTTGTCATTTTTAGTGTGATTTACGTAAACGTAAACTATCATGCCATAGAGCCGGGGTGCGAACCAGGGCCTTTTAGTATGGACAGCCCTTACGCCCTACAAGAGCCATTCTATTGGAGCGAGCATGAATCCTAACGAACAAAAATTGAATTATCCCTGGGCAGATACCCTGCCCCCAGCGGGCGGCAGCCTGGAAGTGGCGCCGGGGGTGCGTTGGCTGCGCATGCCTTTGCCCTTTGCGCTGGATCACATCAATCTGTGGTTATTGCGCGACCAGATCGACGGGCGCGAGGGCTGGACGATTGTGGACTGTGGCGTGGCCCGCCCCGAAGTACGCGAGCTGTGGGAACAGGTTTTTAACAATGAGCTTCAAGGCTTGCCCGTTCTGCGCGTGATCGTCACTCACATGCACCCGGATCACATCGGTTTGGCGGACTGGTTGTGCCAGCGCTGGAATGCGCCGCTGTGGATCAGCATGACGGACTACGCAATTGCCAAGCTGTGGTCGGGTACAGGTGGACGCCAGACGGGTGCGCAAGCCGGTGGCCCGAATGGCGCGGCCGCAGAAGCGCACTTTGTCCGTCATGGCCTGCAGGACGAGAAAGCCCGTGAGCAGATTCGCAGCCGTGGGGATTACTACCCGTCCATGGTGCCTTCGGTGCCCGAGCGTTTTGTACGCTTGATGGATGGTCAGCGTGTGGTGATTGCCGGTCGCCCCTGGCGTTTGATCGTGGGCTATGGCCATGCTCCCGAGCATATGTCCTTGTATTGTGAAGAACTGAAGGTGTTGATCTCTGGTGACATGCTCTTGCCGCGTATCTCCACCAATGTCAGCGTGTTCGATACCGAGCCCTTTGCCAATCCTTTGCCTTTGTACCTGAACTCGTTGCTGTCCTATCAGGATCTGGCCCCGGACACCCTGGTGCTGCCTTCGCACGGCAAGCCTTTCCGTGGCATGCACGAACGTATCCGTCAGCAGCAGGAGCATCACGCCGAGCGTCTGGAAGAAGTACTGCAAGCCTGCTCCCAGCCTTGTACGGCCGCTGACATTTTGCCCGTGCTGTTCCACCGCAAGCTGGACTCGCACCAGATGACCTTTGCCATGGGCGAGGCCATTGCCCACCTGCACGCCTTGTATTTTGATGATCGTTTGCGTCGCGAGATGGGCGAGGATGGGGTTTACCGTTTTCAGCGTATCTGAATACCGGGGCGCCTCTTAATAAGAGGGGGCAATATAGCGACTGTTGGCAGAGGCGACCGGGCCCGCTGGCCTGTGGTAGCGTAGAGCTTTTCTTGCTACCGCCTGCCGACACTATGAGCTCTGATCTCGCCCTGGATACTGCCCTGCAACACACGGGTCTGGCCCCGTTCGATCCGCATACGGATGCCGCGCCAGTGGCCGTGCCTATCATGCGCACCAGTACGGTGCGCTTTCGTAATCTGGACGCTCTGGATCGGGCTCAGGCTGACAAGGCAGATCCTGAAAAACGCTCGGTCACTTACGGGCGCTCGGGTATGGATACCCATGCCGCGCTGGAGCAGGTGTTCTGTCAGTTGGAGTCTGCCACTCAGGCTTTGCTGGCACCGTCGGGCATGGCGGCCATTACCTTGGGTTTGTTGGCCTTGCTGGATTCGGGCGATCACGTGCTGATTGCCGATAGTGCTTACGGCCCGGTGCGCTATCTGGAAAAGACCGTGCTGCGTCGCATGGGCATACAGGCTACCTTCTGCGCCCCGACCCCCGAGGAAATGGCCCGTCATTTGCAGGACAACACTCGCATGGTGTACGTGGAGTCACCGGGTTCCTTGCTGATGCAGATGCTGGACATGCCCGCCCTGGCGGAGTTTGGCCGCCAGCACAATTTGCTGCTGGTTACCGACAACACCTGGGGCTCGGGCTATATCTACCGTCCCTTGGAGTTGGGCTTTGATGTGTCCATCGTAGCTGGGACCAAGTATGTGGCAGGCCACTCCGACTTGATGTTGGGGGCAGTCATGTCCACCGACCCTGCCATTAACAAACGCCTGCACGATAACCATTATGCGCTGGGCTTTTCCATCAGTGCGGACGATGCCTGGTTGGCCTTGCGTGGTGCACGTACCCTGCCCATCCGTATGCGTGAAAGCGCCGCCAATGCGCTGGCCGTGTGTCAGTTTCTGGATAGCCGCCCTGAAGTTAGCCGTATTTATCACCCGGCTTGGCCCCAAGATCCGGGCCATGCTTTGTGGCAACGCGACTGCACCGGCTCTAATGGCATGTTGTCGGTGCAACTGCGACTGAACAATGCGCAGGCTCGTGTGTTTGTGGATGCCCTGACGCTGTTTGGTATCGGCTTTTCCTGGGGTGGCTTTGAAAGCCTGGTGCAACTGGTGGATACCGCATTTTTAAGCGGCCACAGCTATTGGCAAGAAAGCCAGGACAGCCTGGTGCGCCTGCATATCGGCCTGGAATCGACCAAGGATTTATGTGCAGACTTGGCACAGGCTTTTGAAAAGGCGGCGCAGGCTTAGGCCTTTAACTGACTGCTCTAGCCAGGGACGCACCCTGGCTTTAATAACTGGCTCAGACTTGCAATGACGTTGGAATCCCGTACCTTCTTGTAAGCCGCTGTTATCGAATGACTGACGAGCTATCGGCAGCTAATAGATCACAGATATAGAAACACCAAGGGCCCTCAAAACCGGAACGAATCCAGTCTTGAGGGCCCTTGGCCGTATGGCTCAGCCAGAGCGCCAATTAGCGATTGGTGACCATTTTCAGCAGCTCTTGAGCCTTGCTGATGCTTTCGTCGTAGCCATTGGCCAGTGCCGGCGAAGTCACGAACTTGCCGCCCACAGCCAGACTAGGTGTGCCCTGGATCTGGTAGGTGTTGGACAGTTCGTTGGCTTTATTGGCCTTGGTCTGTACGCCAAAGGAGTTGAAGGTCTGCTCGAAACGAGCCTTGTCTACGCCTTGTTTGGCAGCCCAGGCCGTGATGGTCTTGGCATCAAAAATGCGCTCACGCTTTTGATGAATAGCTTCAAACACCTTGGGGTGCAGGTCCAGACGGTCCATGGCTTCCAGGGTGTAGTACAGCTTTTGCAGATCGGTCATGCCGGCATTGAAGGCGACAGGCACACGGCGCAGCACGACATTGTCTGGCAGGGTCTTGGCCCAGGTTTCGACCTTGGGTTCCAGGATGGCGCAGTGTGGGCAGCTGTAGGAGAAAAACTCCAGCACTTC
Protein-coding sequences here:
- the aceK gene encoding bifunctional isocitrate dehydrogenase kinase/phosphatase, which produces MSNPDFGETTVITPVQKPGMTAIQVAQTMLNGFNRHYALFRYSAQRAKSLYESGDWHGIQQLSRERIEYYATRVRECAAMLSQNLRLHQPTPSDPAHLDDAQQQLWLQAKAEFVRLLSGHRQPECAETFFNSVSCRVLHRHYFRNEFIFVRPAVATDYLDGALPSYRVYYPTQEGLEASLTSMLADFGLAAPFADLPRDVRTLARMAVRQLCRRLPRGYGSRIGSDCQIQVLNSLFFRNKGAYVVGRLINQGEVLPFSLAILHRPSGHLYIDALLHTTDDLSTLFSFTRAYFLVDMEAPSAYVDFLSSLLPRKPKAELYTAIGLQKQGKTLFYRDFLHHLSHSHDHFDLAPGIAGMVMTVFTLPSYPYVFKLIRDRIQKQGMDHATVRSKYQLVKKHDRVGRMADTWDYAQVALPKARFSDALLEELRREVPSLLEESEDTILLRHVYIERRMTPLNLYLNKASDPALNAAVDQYGKAIRELAAADIFPGDMLFKNFGVTRLGRVVFYDYDEIQHMREMNFRAIPPAPNEEAEMASEPWYPIGPNDVFPEEFGYFLLTDPRIRKAFMAHHAELLEPEWWSQCRLRVTQGRIENIFPYNKDRQLHEFAKRAPVSSLQPGVFHD
- a CDS encoding isovaleryl-CoA dehydrogenase — protein: MSLPGLNFDLGSDLDMLRDAVADFSQAEIAPLAAQLDHDDQFPMHLWKKFGEMGLLGMTVSEEYGGANLGYLAHMITMEEISRASASVALSYGAHSNLCVNQINRNGTEAQKQKYLPKLISGEHVGALAMSEPGAGSDVVSMKLRAEKKGDRYVLNGSKMWITNGPDADTLVVYAKTDPQAGARGITAFLIEKDFAGFSVAQKLDKLGMRGSHTGELVFQDCEVPEENVLGQLNGGVKVLMSGLDYERAVLAGGPLGIMQAVMDVVIPYIHDRKQFGQAIGEFQLIQGKMADMYTTLQASRALCYAVGKNLDRLGAGHVRSVRKDCAAAILYSAEKATWMAGEGIQILGGNGYINEFPTGRLWRDAKLYEIGAGTSEIRRMLIGRELFAETA
- a CDS encoding MerR family transcriptional regulator gives rise to the protein MTTTTWTISDLAHEFGITPRTLRFYEDQGILSPLRQGTQRIYQPRDRARLKLALRGKRLGLQLSEILRLINMYESPMDTASQLKHYQEVLTEHRLRLERQRQDLDQTLQEIQDQLDICHTMSEQLKLESR
- a CDS encoding MBL fold metallo-hydrolase encodes the protein MNPNEQKLNYPWADTLPPAGGSLEVAPGVRWLRMPLPFALDHINLWLLRDQIDGREGWTIVDCGVARPEVRELWEQVFNNELQGLPVLRVIVTHMHPDHIGLADWLCQRWNAPLWISMTDYAIAKLWSGTGGRQTGAQAGGPNGAAAEAHFVRHGLQDEKAREQIRSRGDYYPSMVPSVPERFVRLMDGQRVVIAGRPWRLIVGYGHAPEHMSLYCEELKVLISGDMLLPRISTNVSVFDTEPFANPLPLYLNSLLSYQDLAPDTLVLPSHGKPFRGMHERIRQQQEHHAERLEEVLQACSQPCTAADILPVLFHRKLDSHQMTFAMGEAIAHLHALYFDDRLRREMGEDGVYRFQRI
- the metC gene encoding cystathionine beta-lyase, with protein sequence MSSDLALDTALQHTGLAPFDPHTDAAPVAVPIMRTSTVRFRNLDALDRAQADKADPEKRSVTYGRSGMDTHAALEQVFCQLESATQALLAPSGMAAITLGLLALLDSGDHVLIADSAYGPVRYLEKTVLRRMGIQATFCAPTPEEMARHLQDNTRMVYVESPGSLLMQMLDMPALAEFGRQHNLLLVTDNTWGSGYIYRPLELGFDVSIVAGTKYVAGHSDLMLGAVMSTDPAINKRLHDNHYALGFSISADDAWLALRGARTLPIRMRESAANALAVCQFLDSRPEVSRIYHPAWPQDPGHALWQRDCTGSNGMLSVQLRLNNAQARVFVDALTLFGIGFSWGGFESLVQLVDTAFLSGHSYWQESQDSLVRLHIGLESTKDLCADLAQAFEKAAQA
- a CDS encoding thiol:disulfide interchange protein DsbA/DsbL; its protein translation is MKLNALFVRSLVGASLLAGATLLPATSALAQQANQGYVTLPAAQPSDSVGKTEVLEFFSYSCPHCAILEPKVETWAKTLPDNVVLRRVPVAFNAGMTDLQKLYYTLEAMDRLDLHPKVFEAIHQKRERIFDAKTITAWAAKQGVDKARFEQTFNSFGVQTKANKANELSNTYQIQGTPSLAVGGKFVTSPALANGYDESISKAQELLKMVTNR